A DNA window from Purpureocillium takamizusanense chromosome 9, complete sequence contains the following coding sequences:
- a CDS encoding uncharacterized protein (COG:U~COG:Y~EggNog:ENOG503NTX7~BUSCO:EOG09260DUW): protein MSFAIEVPGETNPLSFQALCRALGSATSPDFAQRQAAGQQLASWEQHPGYYSTLQAVYLDKSMPTTIRFLAVIQLKNGIDKYWRLYAQVKNGIKPDEKNLIRSKLFQGTLDEEEKNLALLNALVVAKVVRIDYPADWPDALPNIIALLRSSKDNNPRQLYGALQILLRVVKELGTARLRKSQTALQSVTPEIVYVLGEIYSEKSSAWASYLGSGQGAEDDVSLAMHSSLLALKVLRRLIVLGYERPHTDKSVEQLWTLSQNQFGQLLNVVDRESKNPSAVQDLIGKHLMQFTKLHIDVAEQQPASFSMLPDSLSLVHAYWDLVSKFAEVFDKSGGIRQGSGDAAKAKVEGPLQERLALRGLLLLRACVRIAFQPVQTFKYRTPETKAEQEQAKAMIKTELLKDDFVIPIANAIITHLFVFRRSDLEAWEEDPEDWEQQEQSEGNAYQWEVRPCAERLFLDLLTNFKQLIVPPLLSYFQTAQSPQADIATKEAVYTAMGLAAAHVCNDFDFDSVLKSTIVNDAQQQGGLHKVLRRRIAILISQWAPVKLSDDSRPVVYQIYQHFLNPNDETNDLVVRITAARQLRWIADELGFSTEAFLPYTSDVLTQLIQLTQSVDVDETKLAILESIRILVTRMEEQVSQFGDQLMAALPSVWEGSGAEEYMIKQAVIAIFAALVMSMGSNSQRYQNLMIPLLSEAARPGSDLHVHLIDESLELWNSILMQSHAPLAPEVINLAEMALPLLEYQSDTACQALTAVESYLLLAPSAMLEDRLRRPTLTALAGTLDSKSREMVRVGTVCVEYLIRSAAELGGSSGVSVIIQDMIETGFMSKIMTNLRDAWEAHQTTGPNRRVSKLNTVTEGDYFAILGRLALAEPNLFVQMLTTFGSVDQVWAWLSSEWFSHLLGMDHLERQKLYLLGLTRLLEVQSPMHELVLSKLQDYFDMWTNIIMELQDGVVNNTDTLITGELEATEYDTPKTDAERRMMSKDPVHSVHAFGFVAPRLQELVARAGGEAAFEETWAANVDKDVLARFQEIARAMQHQQQ, encoded by the exons ATGAGCTTCGCCATCGAGGTGCCGGGCGAGACGAACCCGCTGAGCTTCCAGGCGCTCTGCCGCGCCCTCGGGTCCGCCACCTCGCCCGACTTTGCTCAgcggcaggccgccggccagcagctcgcctcGTGGGAGCAGCACCCGGGCTACTACTCGACCTTGCAG GCCGTCTACCTCGACAAGTCCATGCCCACGACCATCCGtttcctcgccgtcatccaGCTCAAGAATGGCATCGACAAGTACTGGCGCCTCTACGCGCAGGTCAAGAACGGTATCAAGCCCGACGAGAAGAACCTGATCCGCTCCAAGCTGTTCCAGGgcacgctcgacgaggaggaaaagAACCTGGCCCTGCTCAACGCGCTGGTCGTGGCCAAGGTCGTGAGGATCGACTATCCCGCCGACTGGCCCGACGCCTTGCCCAACATCATCGCCCTGCTGCGTTCGTCCAAGGACAACAACCCGCGCCAGCTGTACGGCGCTCTCCAGATTCTCCTCCGCGTCGTCAAGGAGCTCGGAACCGCCCGTTTAAGAAAGTCGCAGACGGCGCTGCAATCCGTCACGCCGGAAATCGTCtacgtcctcggcgagatCTACTCGGAAAAGTCGTCGGCATGGGCCTCATACCTGGGCAGCGGCCAAGGTGCCGAAGACGATGTAAGCCTCGCCATGCACAGCAGCCTCCTCGCACTCAAGGTCCTGCGACGCCTCATCGTCTTGGGCTACGAGCGGCCACACACCGACAAGTCGGTCGAGCAGCTTTGGACCTTGTCCCAGAATCAgttcggccagctcctcaaCGTTGTCGACCGCGAGTCCAAGAACCCGTCTGCCGTCCAAGACCTCATCGGGAAGCATCTGATGCAGTTCACGAAGCTGCACATCGATGTAGCTGAGCAACAGccggcgagcttctcgatgCTCCCTGATTCGTTGTCGCTCGTCCACGCCTACTGGGACCTCGTCTCCAAGTTTGCCGAAGTGTTTGACAAGTCCGGCGGCATCAGGCAAGGTTCAGGTGATGCCGCAAAGGCCAAGGTTGAGGGTCCTCTCCAGGAACGGTTAGCGTTGAGAGGTCTGCTACTCCTCCGAGCCTGCGTGAGAATCGCCTTTCAGCCCGTGCAGACCTTCAAGTACCGGACGCCAGAGACCAAGGCGGAGCAGGAGCAAGCCAAGGCCATGATCAAGACGGAGCTTCTCAAGGACGACTTTGTCATCCCAATCGCCAATGCCATCATTACCCATCTTTTCGTGTTCCGTAGGTCGGACCTCGAAGCCTGGGAGGAGGACCCCGAGGACTGGGAACAGCAAGAGCAGAGCGAGGGAAATGCGTATCAGTGGGAGGTGCGGCCGTGCGCCGAGAGGCTCTTCTTGGACCTTCTCACCAACTTCAAGCAGCTCATCGTGCCCCCTCTACTGTCGTACTTCCAGACGGCTCAGTCGCCTCAGGCAGACATAGCAACGAAGGAGGCAGTGTACACGGCCATGGGCTTGGCTGCTGCCCATGTCTGTAACGACTTTGACTTTGACTCCGTATTGAAAtccaccatcgtcaacgatgcgcagcagcaaggcggcCTCCACAAGGTGCTTCGCCGGCGGATCGCCATCCTCATCAGCCAGTGGGCACCGGTCAAGCTTTCAGATGACAGTCGGCCCGTGGTATATCAGATCTATCAGCACTTCCTCAACCCCAACGACGAGACCAatgacctcgtcgtcagaATTACGGCGGCCAGACAGCTACGATGGATCGCCGACGAACTAGGCTTCAGCACCGAAGCATTCCTACCTTACACCTCGGATGTGCTCACACAGCTTATCCAGCTAACGCAGAgcgtcgacgtggacgaaACAAAGCTCGCCATTCTCGAGTCGATCAGGATCCTGGTCACCAGGATGGAAGAGCAGGTCTCGCAGTTTGGAGATCAGCTCATGGCAGCCCTCCCCAGTGTCTGGGAGGGCTCTGGGGCGGAAGAATACATGATCAAGCAGGCCGTCATTGCGATtttcgccgccctcgtcatgAGCATGGGAAGCAACTCTCAGCGATACCAAAACTTGATGATCCCGTTATTGTCCGAGGCTGCGCGACCAGGCTCGGACCTGCACGTGCATCTCATCGACGAGTCGCTCGAGCTGTGGAACTCGATCCTCATGCAGAGCCACGCACCGCTTGCTCCCGAGGTCATCAacctcgccgagatggcgctgccgctgctggagTATCAGTCCGATACCGCATGCCAAGCGctcaccgccgtcgagtcCTACCTGCTACTCGCGCCAAGCGCGATGCTCGAAGATCGACTGCGCCGGCCGACCCTCACCGCCCTGGCAGGAACGCTAGACTCTAAGAGCCGTGAGATGGTGCGCGTCGGCACGGTGTGTGTCGAATACCTGATccgctcggccgccgagctgggagGCTCAAGCGGCGTCTCCGTCATCATTCAAGACATGATCGAGACGGGCTTCATGAGTAAGATTATGACCAACCTGCGGGATGCCTGGGAGGCACACCAAACGACTGGTCCCAACCGGAGAGTCAGCAAGCTCAACACCGTCACCGAAGGAGATTACTTTGCGATACTCGGGCGGCTAGCCCTTGCCGAGCCCAACCTGTTTGTGCAGATGCTCACCACGTTTGGCAGCGTCGACCAGGTCTGGGCGTGGCTCTCGTCGGAGTGGTTCTCCCACCTGCTCGGCATGGATCACCTTGAACGGCAGAAGCTGTACCTTCTCGGGCTGACGCGACTCCTCGAGGTGCAGTCCCCGATGCACGAGCTGGTCCTCAGCAAGCTCCAAGACTACTTCGACATGTGGACCAACATCATCATGGAGCTGCAGGACGGCGTGGTCAACAATACGGACACGCTCATCACCggggagctggaggcgacCGAGTACGACACGCCAAAGACGGACGCCGAGCGGCGCATGATGAGCAAGGATCCCGTCCACTCGGTGCACGCGTTTGGCttcgtcgcgccgcggctgcaggAGCTGGTGGCGCGAGCagggggcgaggcggcgttCGAGGAGACGTGGGCAGCCAACGTGGACAAGGACGTGCTGGCAAGGTTTCAGGAGATTGCCCGGGCGAtgcagcatcagcagcagtag
- a CDS encoding uncharacterized protein (SECRETED:SignalP(1-25~SECRETED:cutsite=SLC-RE~SECRETED:prob=0.5796)~TransMembrane:7 (n9-19c25/26o116-135i147-170o190-216i228-257o277-297i309-329o349-372i)~EggNog:ENOG503P1GJ~COG:S), with protein sequence MRPPITRHLVLFATTLLLLPCLSLCRESVVWARFDNDSLADALSRAPSCATKCLEAALADTACSDAQCLCSHEDMEDATTSCVLGACNRPDAFKTKNLTETACARPRRDASTRYDVMNITMGTITTLVVVARIVFKRAFSHRRALSADDWVMLAGIVLGVPTIIVNTLGLTRHGLGRDAWTLPPEELADFVLYFYVMEVLYLTLMAMVKLALSLFYLGIFPGVGIRRLLWGTAAFNVAVGISAVAAAIFQCTPISYYWTQWVADTPGTCIDINLVGWVHGSINVAVDIWLLAIPLSQIRRLELHWKKKVGVAIMFLTGIFATIVSILRFQSLIHFANSLNPTWDQWNVAWWSTIEINIGIICACLPTLRLMLVRLFPRALSSSADYHGGNVTTTTTSSATANTGRGGTVVAPRGILVHQHVRVSTSTIDIALTDDLAKHMSGKSWEIRTQGSSRARSSQTQSVTAEWASEPTEFLDAHTYGRAL encoded by the exons ATGAGGCCACCAATAACACGACATctcgtcctcttcgccacaacactgctgctgcttccatGCCTTTCGCTATGCCGTGAGAGTGTCGTCTGGGCACGATTCGACAACGACTCTCTTGCCGACGCGCTTTCACGGGCGCCGTCATGTGCC ACGAAatgcctcgaggccgccctcgcggacACGGCCTGCTCCGATGCCCAATGTCTCTGCTCCCATGAGGACATGGAGGACGCCACCACGAGCTGCGTGCTCGGGGCGTGCAATCGACCCGACGCCTTCA AGACCAAGAACCTCACCGAgacggcgtgcgcgcgtcCACGCCGCGACGCGTCCACCCGCTACGACGTCATGAACATCACCATGGGCACCATCAcgacgctcgtcgtcgtggcgcgCATCGTCTTCAAGCGCGCCTTtagccaccgccgcgccctcagcgccgacgactgGGTCATGCTCGCgggcatcgtcctcggcgtgcccaccatcatcgtcaacacCCTGGGGCTCACCAGGCACGGGCTCGGCAGGGACGCCtggacgctgccgcccgaggagctcgccgacttcgTGCTCTACTTTTACGTCATGGAGGTGCTGTACCTGACCCTCATGGCCATGGTCAAGCTCGCCCTGTCGCTCTTCTACCTCGGCATCTTCCCTGGCGTGGgcatccgccgcctgctcTGGGGCACGGCCGCGTTCAACGTGGCCGTCGGCATCtccgcggtggcggcggccatcttcCAGTGCACGCCCATCAGCTACTACTGGACGCAGTGGGTGGCAGACACGCCCGGGACATGCATCGACATCAACCTGGTCGGGTGGGTGCACGGGTCCATCAACGTCGCCGTGGACATTTGGCTGCTCGCGATACCCCTGAGTCAGATACGCCGGCTTGAGCTGCactggaagaagaaggttGGCGTGGCCATAATGTTTCTCACCGGCATATT CGCCACCATCGTCTCGATCCTCCGGTTCCAGTCCCTCATCCACTTCGCCAACTCGCTCAACCCGACCTGGGACCAGTGGAACGTCGCCTGGTGGTCCACCATTGAGATCAACATCGGCATCATATGCGCGTGCCTGCCGACGCTGCGCCTGATGCTCGTGCGGCTCTTCCCGCGGGCCCTGAGCAGCTCCGCCGACTAccacggcggcaacgtcaccaccaccaccaccagcagcgccaccgccaacacgggccgcggcggcaccgtcgtcgccccgcgCGGCATTCTCGTGCACCAGCACGTCCGCGTCTCGACGTCGACCATCGACATCGCCTTGACGGACGACCTGGCCAAGCACATGAGCGGCAAGTCGTGGGAGATCAGGACGCAGGGGAGCAGTCGCGCGAGGAGCAGCCAAACGCAGAGCGTGACGGCGGAGTGGGCCAGTGAGCCTACTGAGTTTCTCGATGCACATACATACGGCCGTGCTTTGTGA
- a CDS encoding NADPH:quinone reductase (EggNog:ENOG503NUIP~COG:C), which produces MRGIEIKEYVKGPAELKVTDLPDPTPKADEYLIQVHAAAANFFDILQVQGKYQNQPPFPWVAGAEFAGTVISAPSKAGGGGNKFKPGARVFGASQGAYATRLCAKESVLLPVPDGWSFQEAAGLFVTAPTSYGALVVRAGVKQGDHVLVHAAAGGVGLAAVQVAKAFGATVIATASTQRKLDIARSFGADHVVSYNDAEWPAKVKALTPQKRGVDIVYDPVGLVDKSTKCTAWNGRILVVGFAAGSIEKVAMNKVLLKNISIVGIHWGAYAVHQRDMIPVVWRGIMDLVAQGKLKGTVYDDDEFVGLERVKDALVALGGRGTWGKVVVKIPQGGNSKL; this is translated from the exons ATGCGCGGAATCGAGATTAAGGAATACGTCaag GGCCCCGCGGAGCTCAAGGTCACGGACCTGCCCGACccgacgcccaaggccgacgagtACCTGATCCAGGtgcacgccgcggcggccaactTCTTCGACATCCTGCAGGTGCAGGGCAAGTACCAGAACCAGCCGC CGTTCCCCtgggtcgccggcgccgagttcgccggcaccgtcatcTCCGCCCCctccaaggccggcggcggcggcaacaagtTCAAgccgggcgcgcgcgtcttcGGCGCCTCGCAGGGCGCCTACGCGACGCGCCTCTGCGCCAAGGAGTCCGTCCTGCTGCCCGTCCCCGACGGCTGGTCCTTCcaggaggccgccggcctgtTCGTCACCGCGCCCACCAGCtacggcgccctcgtcgtccgcgccggcgtcaagcagggcgaccacgtcctcgtccacgccgccgccggcggggtcGGCCTGGCCGCTGTGCAGG TCGCCAAAGCCTTCGGCGccaccgtcatcgccaccgcctccacccAGCGCAAGCTCGACATCGCCCGCTCCTTCGGCGCCGACCACGTCGTCTCGTACAACGACGCCGAGTGGCccgccaaggtcaaggcccTGACGCCGCAgaagcgcggcgtcgacatcgtcTACGAccccgtcggcctcgtcgacaagtcCACAAAGTGCACCGCCTGGAACggccgcatcctcgtcgtcggcttcgccgccggctccatCGAAAAGGTCGCCATGAACAAGGTCCTCCTCAAGAACAtctccatcgtcggcatCCACTGGGGCGCCTACGCCGTCCACCAGCGCGACATGATCCCCGTCGTCTGGCGCGGCATCatggacctcgtcgcccaggggaagctcaagggcaccgtctacgacgacgacgagttcgtcgggctcgagcgcgtcaaggatgccctcgtcgccctggggGGTCGTGGGACATGGGGCAAGGTCGTTGTCAAGATTCCGCAGGGCGGAAACAGCAAGCTGTGA
- a CDS encoding uncharacterized protein (COG:O~BUSCO:EOG09264JQ1~EggNog:ENOG503NUAJ) — MADNAEAGGDAQVTFKVKTSSDSTHTITMAESATVLELKTKLAGEDMENIPVERQRLIYSGRVMKNDDSLGTYKIKPNNTIHMVKSAASNPTQPASSSTPTPQAVPTNMASGTANNPLAGLTGARYAGHQVNLPGMDMFGPDGGMGPPMDEDGIRRMMSDPNVQQAVNEAFNNPDFVNMLIQSNPMLRNMPGAREMMPFLRQVMTNPAMMDQVMQMQRFMQGGDSSFPAPGATDSAAQGRDGASAGGDGNNATNQQNPFLNPFLMGMPGGGAGGEGRPNISQMIQALNSMGPNPFGAPPAAGTEGAQGQESREGGAAATAGGQQTGTQSGGATESTQGSNQGQQQANPFAALFPPQGGAGANNPFGMNPEMMQQMMQMLGGGAASPSAPPDNRPPEERYAEQLRQLNDMGFFDFDRNVAALRRSGGSVQGAIEHLLNALD; from the exons ATGGCAGAcaacgccgaggcgggcggcgacgcccaggtCACCTTCAAGGTCAAGACGTCGTCGGACAGCACGCacaccatcaccatggcCGAGTCCGCTAccgtcctcgagctcaagaccaagctcgccggcgaggacatGGAGAACATCCCCGTCGAGCGCCAGCGGTTAATCTACTCGGGTCGTGTCATGAAGAACGACGATAGCCTCGGCACCTACAAGATCAAgcccaacaacaccatcCACATGGTAaagagcgccgccagcaaccccacccagccagcctcatcttcgacgcccacgccgcagGCCGTGCCCACAAACATGGCGTCGGGCACCGCCAACAACCCTCTCGCCGGCCTCACCGGCGCCCGGTACGCCGGCCACCAGGTCAATCTGCCAGGGATGGACATGTTtggccccgacggcggc ATGGGCCCGcccatggacgaggacggcatccGGCGCATGATGTCGGATCCCAATGTCCAACAGGCCGTCAACGAGGCCTTCAACAACCCCGACTTTGTCAACATGCTCATCCAGTCGAACCCCATGCTGAGGAATATGCCTGGCGCCCGAGAGATGATGCCCTTCTTGCGACAGGTCATGACCAACccggccatgatggaccAGGTCATGCAGATGCAGCGCTTCATGCAAGGAGGCGACTCGTCGTTTCCGGCTCCCGGCGCCACCGATTctgccgcccaaggccgGGACGGCGCatccgccggcggcgacggcaacaacGCGACGAACCAACAGAACCCCTTCTTGAACCCCTTCTTGATGGGCATgcccggtggcggcgccggcggcgagggccgtcCCAACATCAGCCAGATGATCCAGGCACTGAACAGCATGGGCCCCAACCCCTTTGGAGCGCCCCCCGCGGCCGGCACCGAGGGGGCGCAAGGCCAGGAGTCGCGAGagggaggcgccgctgccactgctggCGGCCAGCAAACAGGCACACAAAGTGGAGGCGCCACGGAATCGACTCAGGGCAGCAAtcagggccagcagcaggcaaaCCCGTTTGCGGCTTTGTTCCCTccgcagggcggcgcgggggccaACAACCCATTTGGCATGAACCCCGAAATGATGCAGCAGATGATGCAGATGCTgggcggaggagcggcgtcgcccagcgccccgCCGGATAACCGGCCGCCGGAGGAGCGGTATGCGGAGCAGCTGCGACAGCTCAACGACATGGGCTTCTTCGACTTTGACCGCAACGTGGCTGCGCTGAGACGAAGTGGAGGCAGCGTTCAGGGTGCCATTGAGCACCTGCTGAACGCGCTGGATTAG
- the NPR2 gene encoding Nitrogen permease regulator 2 (EggNog:ENOG503NWXK~COG:P~BUSCO:EOG09262H34) translates to MIQGIFYARFFPQEGPKIVAQSPPGCITPSDASARPPLIDFDVLQEYIIPRQAFCNRFVTVNTPDGKYTILGQPVVIPHAKYQRNEFIFNFGLLIEADADHTPFEHVVRCLAVTFSEMEKQNEYLSRGEGKALHHRRPNNDDDEARRPIESLLEIVKEDLNNYGECMIPVDEANTINMKLFPHHPNPPVVQGWHVPVAKTKFSDIVDPTWDLTLQKVVTKIDGVSDVRRIAHDAGVSLDLAKTALRHLLFYDTILLLDMFFFASCYAPRPGIHDFIHNVDGMVDECAGYVSHGRVRVANYHLIKLMTTFSPGKSIREWIHAHHENGFDVLSYVDVRRFVQFGVIKGCLYRVHKYVMSKQYLAALVTGHSRPVPGGDSLQKYTDGNHHFDQIMTERNLTDGEVMDKLKVLPVPKGDLTVFYR, encoded by the exons ATGATTCAGGGAATATTCTACGCGCGCTTTTTCCCGCAGGAGG GCCCCAAGATCGTCGCCCAGTCGCCCCCAGGATGCATCACGCCCTCGGACGCctccgcgcgcccgcccctcaTCGACTTCGACGTCCTGCAAGAGTACATCATCCCCCGCCAGGCCTTTTGCAACCGCTTCGTCACCGTCAACACCCCCGACGGCAAGTACACCATCCTCGGgcagcccgtcgtcatcccccACGCAAAGTACCAGCGCAACGAGTTCATCTTCAACTTTGGCCTCCtcatcgaggccgacgccgaccacaCCCCCTTTGAGCACGTCGTGCGCTGCCTCGCCGTCACCTTCTCCGAGATGGAGAAGCAGAACGAGTACCTcagccgcggcgagggcaaggcgctgcaccaccgtcgccccaacaacgacgatgacgaggcgaggcgaccTATTGAGAGCCTGCTCGAGATTGTCAAGGAGGACCTCAACAACTATGGCGAGTGCATGATTCCGGTCG ACGAGGCCAACACCATCAACATGAAGCTCTTCCCCCACCATCCCAACCCCCCCGTCGTGCAAGGCTGGCACGTCCCCGTCGCCAAGACCAAGTTCTCCGACATCGTCGACCCGACCTGGGACCTGACGCTGCAAAAGGTCGTCACCAAGATCGACGGCGTGTCCGACGTGCGGCGCatcgcccacgacgccggcgtctccctcgacctcgccaagaCGGCGCTCCGCCACCTCCTCTTCTACGAcaccatcctcctcctcgacatgttcttcttcgcctcgtGCTacgcgccccgccccggcaTCCACGACTTCATCCacaacgtcgacggcatggtCGACGAGTGCGCCGGCTACGTCTCGCACGgccgcgtccgcgtcgcAAACTACCACCTCATCAAGCTCATGACCACCTTCTCCCCGGGCAAGAGCATCCGCGAGTGGATCCACGCCCATCACGAGAACGGCTTCGACGTCCTGTCGTACGTCGACGTCCGCCGCTTCGTCCAGTTTGGCGTCATAAAGGGCTGTCTCTACCGCGTCCACAAGTACGTCATGTCGAAGCAGtacctcgccgcgctcgtcacCGGCCACAGCAGGCCCGTGCCAGGAGGCGACTCCCTGCAAAAGTACACGGATGGGAACCATCACTTTGACCAGATCATGACGGAGCGGAACCTGACCGACGGGGAGGTCATGGACAAGCTCAAGGTGCTGCCCGTGCCCAAGGGCGATCTCACCGTATTCTACAGATGA
- the MSY1 gene encoding Tyrosine--tRNA ligase (COG:J~EggNog:ENOG503NTZP~BUSCO:EOG09262JRP) has translation MAPRVTFASLSRAQARAGARCGPKNLTLARADACQARGIATSYLRKVGEGERRWEERAQRIQDGEQRHVWDVLDERGYIKDVAGNTDKIKEIMRVKRIGAYVGVDPTADSMHIGHLLPFMPLFWMWFHGYPAVTLLGGATARIGDPTDRLTSREHMSNSDISKNVTKLHFQLSRLWRNVVSLRDKYGYEADWAAKRHLLNNNMWLQGLSVYDFTKRLARHTRIGPMLTRDTVKRKMTEGDGMSLSEFMYPLFQGWDFWHMYNKLGIQMQIGGSDQFGNIVAGIDALKTIRETEEAPYAKMSTEWQHEPMGFTVPLLTDASGVKFGKTAGNAIWLDEFKTSAFELYGYFMRRSDDEVEKLLRLFTFMPMSKIQETMEQHREDPAQRVAQHTLAFEVLSLVHGSQKALQEAQQHKFRFGGELPHIINEPSPDSGIVTPNNAPRSDIQLPRSIMKLSPAKLLFATGLASSSADGQRLVAQQGAYVAGQPGQARGLVPGNLAWTPMKMWFPEETGKFLIDDRILILRKGKHNVRIVELVSDEEWEASGEIYPGQPFTGVVRRMKEQLRKEAAEDGVELSPEQMKRALRAQQTLKVANNPDIELPTKHEVRERARERKDSSRSDRGNR, from the exons ATGGCGCCTCGAGTCACGTTCGCGAGCTTGTCCCGGGCCCAAGCGCGAGCAGGTGCACGATGCGGCCCGAAAAACCTGACATtggcgcgcgccgacgcctgTCAAGCTCGAGGCATCGCCACGTCCTACCTGAGGAaggttggcgagggcgagcgacgTTGGGAAGAGCGGGCGCAAAGGATACAAGACGGAGAACAGCGCCACGTGTGggatgtcctcgacgagcgagGCTACATCAAGGATGTCGCGGG CAACACGGATAAGATCAAGGAGATCATGCGGGTCAAGCGGATAGGCGCgtacgtcggcgtcgacccgACCGCAGACTCGATGCACATCGGTCACCTGCTGCCCTTTATGCCGCTCTTCTGGATGTGGTTCCACGGATACCCTGCCGTcacgctcctcggcggcgcaacGGCGCGCATTGGCGACCCCACCGACCGCTTGACGAGCCGAGAGCACATGTCCAACTCGGACATCTCCAAGAACGTCACCAAGCTTCACTTTCAGCTGTCGCGGCTGTGGCGCAATGTTGTCTCGCTGCGGGACAAGTACGGCTACGAAGCGGACTGGGCCGCGAAGCGCCACCTTCTCAACAACAACATGTGGCTCCAGGGACTGTCGGTATACGACTTCACCAagcggctggcgcggcacACTCGCATTGGGCCGATGCTGACCCGCGACAC TGTAAAGAGGAAAATgaccgagggcgacggcatgTCCCTCAGCGAGTTCATGTACCCCCTCTTCCAGGGCTGGGACTTTTGGCACATGTACAATAAGCTGGGCATCCAGATGCAGATCGGCGGGTCCGACCAGTTTGGAAACATtgtcgccggcatcgacgccctcaAGACGATTCGCGAAACGGAGGAGGCGCCCTACGCCAAGATGTCTACCGAGTGGCAGCACGAACCCATGGGGTTCACCGTGCCCTTGCTGACCGATGCCTCGGGTGTCAAGTTTGGCAAGACCGCCGGCAACGCCATCTGGCTCGACGAGTTCAAGACGTCTGCTTTCGAGCTGTATGGCTACTTCATGCGGAGGTCCGACGATGAagtcgagaagctgctcaGGCTCTTCACTTTTATGCCAATGAGCAAGATCCAGGAGACCATGGAGCAGCACCGCGAGGAcccggcgcagcgcgtcgcccaGCACACGCTCGCCTTTGAGGTCCTGTCCCTCGTCCACGGGTCGCAGAAGGCGCTGCAGGAGGCCCAGCAGCACAAGTTTCGCTTCGGCGGAGAGCTGCCGCACATCATCAACGAGCCGTCCCCAGACAGCGGCATCGTGACGCCCAACAACGCGCCTCGGAGCGACATCCAGCTGCCCCGCTCCATCATGAAGCTCTCGCCCGCGAAGCTGCTCTTCGCGACGGGCctggcgagcagcagcgcagacGGCCAGCGCCTGGTCGCGCAGCAAGGCGCCTAcgtggccggccagccgggTCAGGCGCGCGGCCTGGTCCCGGGGAACCTCGCGTGGACGCCCATGAAGATGTGGTTCCCcgaggagacgggcaagttcctcatcgacgaccgCATCCTGATCCTGCGAAAGGGCAAGCACAACGTGCGCATCGTGGAGCTGGTTTCGGATGAGGAATGGgaggcgagcggcgagatTTATCCCGGCCAGCCGTTCACTGGCGTGGTGCGCCGGATGAAGGAGCAGCTCAGGAAAGAGGCCGCTGAAGATGGCGTGGAGCTGTCGCCAGAGCAGATGAAAagggcgctgcgggcgcagCAGACGCTCAAGGTGGCCAACAATCCAGACATTGAGCTGCCGACTAAGCACGAGGTGCGGGAACGCGCGAGGGAGAGGAAAGACTCGTCGCGATCTGATCGAGGCAATAGGTGA
- the SDH4 gene encoding membrane anchor subunit of succinate dehydrogenase, Sdh4 (EggNog:ENOG503P2TR~COG:C~TransMembrane:1 (i138-155o)) — protein sequence MASIVRPSLLLRQTALASRCAARNAFAKQPAMRAAALHTSNRRSAILPPGPQRIEGGVNDPAPVPEPNSAHGSYHWTFERLLAAGLVPLTVAPFAAGSLNPTMDAILCGTVLLHSHLGFQQVLIDYIPKKRYPGLRKAFWWLLNAATVTVGVGLYEFETNDVGVTEAIRRVWTA from the exons ATGGCGTCAATTGTGCGcccctcgctgctgctgcggcagaCGGCCCTGGCCTCGcgatgcgccgcccgcaatGCCTTTGCCAAGCAGCCCGCCATGAGAGCCGCTGCCCTACACACGTCCAACAGGCGGTCCGCCATCCTGCCGCCGGGACCCC AGAGAATCGAGGGCGGAG TCAACGACCCTGCCCCCGTCCCCGAACCCAACTCGGCCCACGGCTCCTACCACTGGACAtttgagcgcctcctcgccgccggtctCGTCCCCCTGACCGTCGCccccttcgccgccggctccctCAACCCCACTATGGACGCCATCCTCTGCGGCaccgtgctgctgcactCGCACCTCGGCTTCCAGCAGGTCCTCATCGACTACATCCCCAAGAAGAGATACCCCGGTCTTCGCAAGGCTTTCTGGTGGCtgctcaacgccgccaccgtcaccgtcggcgtcggcctgtACGAGTTTGAGACCAACGACGTGGGCGTCACGGAGGCCATCCGACGGGTTTGGACTGCATag